In Archangium violaceum, the following are encoded in one genomic region:
- a CDS encoding amidohydrolase, translating to MADMIVRNARITTLDRSNPSATALAVADGNLLAVGNDAEVMAHATPKTRIIDAGGRRLIPGLNDSHLHLIRGGLNYNMELRWDGVRTLADAMAMLKAQVARTPAPQWVRVVGGFTEHQFAEKRLPTLRELNEAAPETPVFILHLYDRALLNRAALRAVGYTKDSPNPPGGQLERDKAGNPTGLLLAKPNALILYATLAMAPKLPPEFQLNSTRHFMRELNRLGITSVIDAGGGFQNYPEDYEIIQKLHADGELTVRIAYNLFTQKKGGELADFDRWTKTLKPLEGDGMLRHNGAGEMLVFSAADFEDFREPRPELPQGMEGELEDVVRLLAERRWPFRIHATYDESISRVLDVYEKVNREVPFDGLHWFIDHAETISERNIERVRDLRGGIAIQHRMAYQGEYFAERYGSAALQRTPPVRRMLDAGVPVGAGTDATRVASYNPWVALYWLVSGRTLGGLSMYGNDNRLEREEALRLWTHGSAWFSHEQAVKGRLKVGQYADFALLSSDFFSVPEEAIKDISSVLTVVGGKVVHGTGDFGPLAPVLPDPMPDWSPVSRFGGYQGGPSARAGAVVSHAQRHSHPHGTSCGVHGYGKDHAAHHHTPGGDPRGFWGALGCLCYAF from the coding sequence ATGGCCGACATGATCGTACGAAACGCCAGGATCACCACCCTGGACCGGAGCAACCCGTCGGCGACGGCATTGGCCGTTGCCGACGGCAACCTGCTGGCGGTAGGCAACGATGCCGAGGTCATGGCTCATGCCACCCCCAAGACCCGGATCATCGATGCCGGGGGCCGACGCCTGATCCCCGGCCTCAACGACAGCCACCTCCACCTGATCCGCGGTGGCTTGAACTACAACATGGAGCTGCGCTGGGACGGCGTGCGCACGCTGGCCGATGCGATGGCGATGCTGAAGGCGCAGGTGGCGCGTACGCCGGCGCCGCAATGGGTGCGCGTGGTGGGCGGCTTCACCGAACACCAGTTCGCCGAGAAGCGCCTGCCGACGCTGCGGGAGCTCAACGAGGCCGCGCCGGAGACCCCGGTCTTCATCCTGCATCTGTACGACCGTGCACTCCTCAATCGCGCCGCACTGCGCGCTGTCGGCTATACCAAGGACAGTCCGAATCCACCCGGCGGCCAGCTCGAGCGCGACAAGGCGGGCAATCCCACCGGACTGCTGCTGGCCAAGCCCAATGCGCTGATCCTCTACGCGACCCTGGCGATGGCGCCGAAGCTGCCGCCGGAGTTCCAGCTCAACTCCACCCGCCACTTCATGCGCGAGCTGAACCGGCTGGGCATCACCTCGGTGATCGATGCCGGCGGCGGCTTCCAGAACTATCCGGAAGACTACGAGATCATCCAGAAGCTGCACGCCGACGGCGAGCTGACGGTGCGTATCGCCTACAACCTGTTCACCCAGAAGAAGGGTGGCGAGCTCGCGGACTTCGACCGCTGGACGAAGACGCTGAAGCCGCTCGAGGGTGACGGCATGCTGCGCCACAACGGCGCTGGCGAGATGCTCGTCTTCTCGGCGGCGGACTTCGAGGATTTCCGTGAACCGCGCCCGGAGCTGCCGCAAGGCATGGAGGGCGAGCTGGAAGACGTGGTGCGCCTGCTGGCGGAACGTCGCTGGCCGTTCCGCATCCATGCCACCTACGACGAGAGCATCAGCCGCGTGCTCGATGTCTACGAGAAGGTGAACCGCGAGGTGCCATTCGACGGGCTGCACTGGTTCATCGACCACGCCGAGACCATTTCCGAGCGCAATATCGAACGCGTGCGCGACCTGCGGGGCGGTATCGCCATCCAGCATCGCATGGCGTACCAGGGCGAGTACTTCGCGGAGCGCTACGGCAGTGCGGCGCTCCAGCGCACGCCGCCGGTGCGCAGGATGCTGGACGCGGGCGTACCGGTCGGCGCCGGCACCGACGCGACGCGTGTGGCCAGTTACAACCCGTGGGTGGCGTTGTACTGGCTGGTCAGCGGCCGCACACTGGGCGGTCTGTCGATGTACGGCAATGACAACCGGCTGGAACGAGAAGAAGCGCTGCGCCTGTGGACGCATGGCAGCGCATGGTTCTCACACGAGCAGGCGGTCAAGGGCCGTCTGAAGGTGGGCCAATACGCCGACTTCGCATTGCTGTCCTCGGACTTCTTCAGCGTGCCGGAAGAGGCGATCAAGGACATCTCCAGCGTGCTGACGGTGGTGGGCGGCAAGGTGGTGCATGGCACCGGCGATTTCGGCCCACTCGCTCCTGTGTTGCCCGACCCCATGCCGGACTGGTCGCCAGTGAGCCGGTTCGGTGGCTACCAGGGCGGTCCAAGCGCGCGGGCCGGTGCAGTGGTCTCTCACGCGCAACGGCATTCGCACCCGCATGGGACGTCGTGTGGCGTGCACGGTTACGGCAAGG